The sequence CCGATAAGCTGGCCGTCGTAGGCGTAGACCTTTGTGATGATGCTGGGCCTGAAATCTTTAAGTGCGGTAACGCTCGGCAGGTCCTTGGAAAAGTAGTAATAGGTCCCCAGAGAGACGGTGGTAACCAGAAACATGAACACAGCAGTGATCGTCAGGAAGATGACTATCGCCATCCTCCTCTTCTGATACTTGGTTTCGGAGAGCATCAGGAGGCTCTCCTCTGATGTCTTATATCGACGTTTCATTTTTTAAGAAATTATTCAGTTACTTTTCAAGTTTACGTTATTGTTCTTTAGACAACGGGACGGATAAAAGTTCCCCTTTTTAAGTCAAATTTTAAGTTAAAGCATCTTCTGCACAAAGGCCTCTTCTCGAATCTGCTCCAGCCACTTGTTGAAGAGCTGAATCTTCCTTTGGTTTGTCAATATATCCACTATGTCCGCCCTTACGTCTTCCACCTTGACTCCGCCCGGGATAGGCTTTGTGTCGGTCAATTTAAAGATAAGAAAAGCCATCGGCGTCGCCAAAACCTCGCTCACCTCGCCAACCTTCATAATCTTCAATCTCATCGAAAAACCTGCCCCTACATCTTTCGGTTGGATGAAGCCCATATCCCCCCCCTCAGGGGCGTCGGGGGCCTTGGAATGCTTTTTCGCCAGCTCGGCGAAGTCCGCTCCGCCCACGGCCATCCTCCTTATCTCGTCCATCTGATTTCTCAAAGATAAAAGCTCTTTTGACGTCACATCAGCCGGTATTGGGATAACAATCTCGCTTACCCTATACTGCTTCAAGTCAGCGAATTCAGACTCGTGTTCTTTGAAGTAGTTCTGAATCTCCTCTTCGGTCACGATGATGTGAGCTCCTATTTTCTTCGATACAAGCTTCTGCTTCTTTATTGAATACTCCTTCTCCTTCTTGTAGTCAGAGAAGTTCAAGTTTTCCTTTGCAAGCCTCTCCAAGAGCTCCGTCTTGGTCAAGCCGTATATCGCCATCTCCTGCTCTATAGCCGATTCTATCTCTTTATCCTTGACTACAATACCGTATTTCTCCACCTCCTGGTCAAGAATTTTCTTGCGAATGAGCTGCTCCAGCACGATTTCCCTCGCCTCCTTGACGGTCATGC is a genomic window of Candidatus Zymogenus saltonus containing:
- a CDS encoding SurA N-terminal domain-containing protein, with the protein product MKTISIIIAAVLLCGISSIWAVPKEISDEAVAIVNNETITYSELLKEGGDNVKGDPDRVLENGMTVKEAREIVLEQLIRKKILDQEVEKYGIVVKDKEIESAIEQEMAIYGLTKTELLERLAKENLNFSDYKKEKEYSIKKQKLVSKKIGAHIIVTEEEIQNYFKEHESEFADLKQYRVSEIVIPIPADVTSKELLSLRNQMDEIRRMAVGGADFAELAKKHSKAPDAPEGGDMGFIQPKDVGAGFSMRLKIMKVGEVSEVLATPMAFLIFKLTDTKPIPGGVKVEDVRADIVDILTNQRKIQLFNKWLEQIREEAFVQKML